The Mesorhizobium sp. M1D.F.Ca.ET.043.01.1.1 genome contains a region encoding:
- a CDS encoding iron-sulfur cluster assembly accessory protein: MITLTDNAVAAIKAALYRASEPAEGFRIMVHAGGCAGFQYSMGLESVSREGDAIIERDGLKVFMDRGSQPHAAGMTVDFVTGLETSGFVFDNPNARETCGCGKSCK; this comes from the coding sequence ATGATTACGCTCACCGACAACGCTGTTGCCGCCATCAAGGCCGCTCTTTACCGCGCCAGCGAGCCGGCGGAAGGATTTCGCATCATGGTCCATGCCGGCGGCTGCGCCGGCTTCCAATACTCAATGGGCCTGGAGAGCGTCTCACGTGAGGGCGATGCGATCATCGAGCGAGATGGGCTCAAGGTGTTCATGGATAGAGGCTCCCAACCCCATGCAGCCGGCATGACCGTGGACTTCGTCACTGGGCTCGAAACATCCGGCTTTGTTTTCGATAACCCCAATGCGCGTGAGACGTGCGGCTGCGGCAAGTCCTGCAAATGA
- the nifW gene encoding nitrogenase stabilizing/protective protein NifW, protein MNCSADSRPIDRTDILARLKGLSAAEDFFACLGVSYDPKVMNVSRLHIMKRVGQYLAEEDFSGLPNQVIAARVRAKLERAYEDFATSSPLTQRVFKVLRDHDPNICPAPGRAFVPLDSALKRFGK, encoded by the coding sequence ATGAACTGCTCCGCTGATAGCCGCCCGATCGATCGCACCGATATCCTAGCGCGACTGAAGGGCCTGTCGGCCGCGGAGGACTTCTTCGCCTGCCTTGGCGTCTCCTACGACCCGAAAGTGATGAATGTCTCGCGGCTCCATATCATGAAGCGCGTGGGCCAATACCTTGCCGAAGAAGATTTCTCCGGTCTGCCTAACCAGGTAATCGCCGCGCGGGTGCGCGCCAAGCTGGAACGCGCCTACGAAGATTTCGCGACTTCCTCGCCGCTCACGCAACGTGTGTTCAAGGTGCTAAGGGACCACGATCCAAACATATGTCCCGCACCTGGCCGCGCCTTCGTCCCGCTCGACTCTGCACTGAAGCGGTTCGGAAAGTAA
- a CDS encoding electron transfer flavoprotein subunit beta/FixA family protein → MHIVICIKQVPDSAQIRVHPVTNTIMRQGVPTIINPYDLFALEEALKLRDVHGGEVTVLTMGPPMAEDSLRKALGYGADRAVLLTDRYFAGSDTLATSFALSQAIAKIGETFGRPDIVFTGKQTIDGDTAQVGPGIAKRLDLSQLTYVAKIASIDLDTREIEVARRAEGGTQLLKSRLPCLITMLEDTNEIRRGSLQQALCAARRQVVKWTAADAGIDDLTRCGLRGSPTVVKRVFAPTARAERAAQIDTAERGLQDIADELIADILTRRPALEHELAFNSGT, encoded by the coding sequence ATGCATATCGTAATCTGCATCAAGCAGGTGCCGGATTCGGCACAGATCCGCGTGCACCCGGTGACGAACACGATCATGCGTCAGGGTGTTCCGACCATCATCAATCCTTACGACCTGTTCGCCCTCGAAGAAGCGCTCAAACTGCGCGACGTTCATGGTGGCGAGGTTACTGTGCTCACAATGGGTCCGCCCATGGCGGAGGACTCGCTGCGAAAGGCGCTCGGTTACGGTGCTGACCGAGCAGTTCTCTTGACGGACCGCTATTTTGCCGGATCCGATACGCTGGCGACTTCCTTTGCTCTTTCGCAAGCAATCGCAAAAATTGGGGAGACTTTCGGCAGGCCGGACATCGTCTTCACCGGCAAGCAGACGATTGACGGCGATACCGCCCAGGTCGGACCGGGCATAGCCAAGCGCCTAGATTTATCGCAACTTACCTATGTCGCGAAGATTGCCTCCATCGATCTCGATACGCGAGAGATCGAAGTCGCGCGTCGCGCCGAAGGCGGCACCCAGTTGCTGAAGAGCAGACTCCCTTGCCTCATTACCATGCTGGAAGACACCAACGAAATCCGCCGGGGCTCGCTCCAGCAGGCTCTGTGCGCGGCGCGCAGGCAAGTCGTGAAGTGGACTGCAGCCGACGCCGGCATTGACGATCTCACCCGGTGCGGTCTGCGTGGCTCGCCTACAGTCGTCAAGCGTGTTTTCGCCCCCACCGCACGGGCAGAAAGGGCGGCGCAGATCGACACCGCGGAAAGGGGCTTGCAGGACATAGCCGATGAACTCATCGCCGATATCTTAACCCGCCGGCCGGCGCTGGAACATGAGCTGGCCTTCAACAGCGGCACGTGA
- the nifS gene encoding cysteine desulfurase NifS: protein MNPVYLDNNATTRVDPAVVGAMLPFFTEQFGNHSSMHAYGASVAEAVRKARQQLQALIGAGFEDEIIFTSGGTESDSTAILSALEVMPDRTEIVTSAVEHPAVLKLCAHLEKTRGVKVHIIPVDHHGRLDLDAYRTALTPQVAIVSIMWANNETGTIFPVVKLADLAREVGALFHTDAVQAVGRLPIELKSTAIDMLSLSAHKLHGPKGIGALYVRRGVRFSSMIKGGHQERDRRAGTENTPGIVGLGMAAELALKFMDETKRIKWLRDRLENGIIQRIPNTSINGDPQERLPNTANIGFEGIEGDAIPIVLSRLGIACSAGSACASGSLEPSHVLIAMNAACGAVRFSLSRDNGEDDVDRVLEVLPAITEKLRAVPSAGLCGRGAEQLHSGPGPSGTIADEP from the coding sequence ATGAACCCTGTCTATCTCGACAACAACGCAACGACGCGGGTTGATCCTGCAGTCGTTGGAGCGATGTTGCCTTTCTTTACGGAGCAATTTGGCAATCATTCGTCCATGCACGCCTATGGCGCATCGGTTGCTGAAGCCGTGAGAAAGGCGAGGCAACAGTTGCAAGCCCTCATCGGCGCGGGATTCGAGGACGAGATCATCTTCACCTCGGGCGGGACTGAAAGCGACAGTACAGCCATCCTTTCGGCGCTGGAGGTGATGCCCGACCGAACGGAAATAGTGACTTCCGCGGTTGAACATCCGGCCGTTCTGAAGTTGTGCGCGCACCTTGAAAAGACGCGCGGCGTCAAGGTGCACATTATCCCAGTCGATCACCACGGCCGGCTCGACCTGGACGCCTACAGAACCGCTCTCACTCCACAAGTGGCAATCGTCTCGATAATGTGGGCGAACAATGAGACCGGTACGATCTTTCCCGTGGTTAAGCTTGCCGATCTAGCCAGGGAAGTCGGCGCGCTTTTCCACACTGATGCAGTGCAGGCGGTCGGAAGGCTTCCGATTGAGCTGAAATCGACCGCGATCGACATGCTGTCGCTCTCCGCCCACAAGCTGCATGGTCCAAAGGGGATAGGCGCGCTTTATGTAAGACGTGGCGTGCGCTTCTCCTCCATGATCAAGGGTGGGCACCAAGAGCGCGACCGGCGTGCAGGCACTGAAAACACACCCGGCATAGTCGGACTGGGCATGGCGGCCGAACTCGCCTTGAAATTCATGGACGAGACAAAACGAATAAAATGGTTGCGCGACCGCCTTGAGAACGGGATCATCCAGCGCATCCCAAACACATCCATCAACGGCGATCCGCAAGAGCGATTGCCAAACACTGCAAACATTGGATTCGAAGGTATCGAAGGCGATGCAATTCCAATTGTCCTGAGCCGGCTGGGAATCGCCTGTTCCGCCGGGTCCGCCTGTGCCTCTGGCTCACTGGAACCGAGCCATGTTCTGATCGCTATGAACGCGGCATGTGGGGCAGTCCGCTTCTCCTTGTCGCGTGACAACGGCGAAGATGACGTAGACCGCGTGCTTGAGGTCCTGCCTGCGATCACCGAGAAGCTACGGGCCGTTCCCAGTGCTGGACTGTGCGGGCGAGGTGCAGAACAGCTTCATTCCGGCCCGGGTCCGAGCGGCACAATAGCCGACGAGCCGTGA